The following proteins are co-located in the Lagenorhynchus albirostris chromosome 2, mLagAlb1.1, whole genome shotgun sequence genome:
- the LOC132516089 gene encoding small nuclear ribonucleoprotein E-like, whose translation MAYRGQGQKVQKAMVQPINLIFRYLQNRSRIQVWLYEQVNMRIEGCIIGFDEYMNLVLDDAEEIHSKTKSRKQLGRIMLKGDNITLLQSVSN comes from the coding sequence ATGGCGTACCGGGGCCAGGGCCAGAAGGTACAGAAGGCGATGGTGCAGCCAATCAATCTCATCTTCAGATACTTGCAAAATAGATCTCGGATTCAGGTGTGGCTTTATGAGCAAGTGAATATGCGGATAGAGGGCTGTATCATTGGTTTTGATGAGTATATGAACCTCGTATTAGATGATGCAGAAGAGATTCATTCTAAAACAAAGTCAAGAAAACAACTGGGTCGGATCATGCTAAAAGGAGATAACATTACTCTGCTCCAAAGTGTCTCCAACTAG